A single genomic interval of Labeo rohita strain BAU-BD-2019 chromosome 13, IGBB_LRoh.1.0, whole genome shotgun sequence harbors:
- the slka gene encoding STE20-like serine/threonine-protein kinase isoform X1: protein MSFFNFRKIFKLGTEKKKKQYEHVHRDINPEEVWEIVGELGDGAFGKVYKAQNKQTGILAAAKVIDTKTEEELEDYMVEIDILASCDHQYIVKLLDAFYYESKLWILIEFCAGGAVDAVMLELERPLTEPQIRVVCKQTLEALAYLHENKIIHRDLKAGNILFTSDGDVKLADFGVSAKNTKTLQRRDSFIGTPYWMAPEVVMCETSKDRPYDYKADIWSLGVTLIELAQIEPPNHEMNPMRVLLKIAKSEPPTLATPSRWSPEFSDFLRKALDKNVDNRWSALQLLQHPFASNVVDNKPLRELIAEAKAEVFEEFEDGKEEEEEEEPESQPAPHGHKRALSDTSVGSSEDERQYQNTPTLESVTEKAEPERKPSSEEQASDKTSQIVVDTSEPNHAEDEKMNEAIASDASTEESRSAEEAVPKHEESHTPETTKVEISGQPEPPVSNDTIIQEIVTVSEETGEEEKKEVKVEELPEKKKEECEETQQEAKTQTTTDEEEEPTLPSDISEPENKSEEAITEPIEVKEKTEDKIETEEEVNEKELVEDERTEPSHVPTEELKEEQTETSSDVSTEEVKESPPPVAAEEKEKAEDESKAESSEPKDDLASKGVDVVEDNSMNEVPLVVINGVKEEEVSATEEPQEANEDRPEIQEPPTMLESEQNSEVAKPDVEKEKDSDSGSSSAADTNSIDINLSISSFLSKGKEGSISIQDTKRQKKTLKKTRKFMVDGVEVSVTTSKIVTDNDTKSEELRFLRRQELRELRLLQKEEQRAQQQLSNKLQQQKEQLFRRFEQEMAGKKRQYDQEVENLEKQQKQTIERLEQDHTNRLRDEAKRIKAEQDKELSKFQNMLKNRKKEVKQEVEMSPKHMRKELMKRLKEDLAAVQHEEEQEFLQRQQQELDGALKKIIQQHKLEIATIERDCLNHKQQLMRAREAAMWELEERHLQEKHQLLKQQLKDQYFMQRHQLLKRHDKEMEQMQGYNQRLIEEMKNRQAQERARLPKIQRSEAKTRMAMFKKSLRITGTGTPEQDREKIKQFAVQEDKRQKNERLHQHQKHENQMRDLQLQCDSNIRELQQMQNEKCHLLIEHETQKLKELDEEHSQELKEWREKLRPRKKALEEEFTRKLQEQEVFFKMSGESECLNPTTQSRVSKFYPIPSVHSSGS, encoded by the exons GCTCAAAACAAACAGACCGGGATCCTGGCTGCAGCTAAAGTGATCGATACCAAAACCGAAGAGGAGCTGGAAGACTACATGGTGGAGATCGACATCCTCGCCTCCTGTGACCATCAGTATATAGTCAAACTGCTGGATGCTTTCTATTATGAGAGCAAACTATGG ATTCTCATTGAGTTTTGTGCTGGGGGAGCGGTAGATGCTGTGATGTTGG AGCTGGAGCGGCCATTGACAGAGCCTCAGATCCGGGTTGTGTGTAAACAGACGCTGGAGGCGCTGGCTTACCTCCATGAGAATAAGATTATACACCGGGACCTGAAGGCTGGAAATATTCTCTTTACATCAGATGGAGATGTCAAATTGG CTGACTTTGGAGTGTCTGCAAAGAATACAAAGACCCTTCAGAGAAGAGACTCTTTCATTGGAACACCATACTG GATGGCACCCGAGGTGGTGATGTGTGAGACGTCGAAGGACAGACCGTACGACTACAAAGCAGACATCTGGTCCCTGGGGGTGACACTGATCGAGCTGGCACAGATCGAGCCGCCTAACCACGAGATGAACCCTATGAGAGTCCTTCTAAAAATAGCAAAATCTGAGCCCCCCACACTCGCAACTCCATCACGATG GTCTCCCGAGTTCAGTGATTTTCTGCGGAAAGCACTGGATAAAAATGTAGACAACAGGTGGAGTGCCTTGCAACTCTTACAG CATCCATTTGCTTCAAATGTGGTGGATAACAAACCGTTGCGAGAGCTGATTGCTGAGGCTAAAGCTGAAGTGTTTGAGGAGTTTGAAGATggaaaagaggaagaggaggaagaagagcCAGAGTCCCAACCG gCGCCGCATGGACACAAACGTGCATTATCAGACACCAGTGTTGGCAGCTCAGAGGATGAGAGGCAGTATCAGAACACGCCAACTCTTGAGTCGGTCACGGAGAAGGCTGAACCTGAAAGAAAACCCAGTTCAGAAGAACAAGCTAGTGATAAGACCTCCCAAATAGTGGTAGACACCAGCGAACCCAACCATGCTGAGGATGAGAAGATGAATGAGGCCATTGCGTCAGACGCCAGCACTGAGGAATCACGTTCTGCTGAGGAGGCCGTACCAAAACATGAAGAATCTCACACACCTGAGACCACAAAAGTAGAGATTTCTGGTCAGCCAGAACCTCCAGTATCAAATGACACCATCATCCAAGAGATTGTAACTGTCAGTGAGGAAACTGGGGAGGAAGAAAAGAAGGAAGTGAAGGTGGAAGAACTAccagagaagaaaaaagaagagtGTGAAGAAACACAGCAGGAAGCCAAAACACAGACCACCACAGATGAAGAAGAGGAGCCTACCCTGCCTTCGGATATTTCTGAACCAGAGAACAAATCTGAAGAAGCTATCACTGAACCAATTGAGGTTAAAGAAAAAACTGAAGACAAAATTGAGACAGAAGAAGAGGTGAATGAAAAAGAACTAGTGGAAGATGAGAGAACAGAACCCTCACATGTCCCAACAGAAGAGTTAAAGGAGGAGCAAACTGAAACTTCATCAGATGTTTCTACAGAAGAGGTAAAGGAGAGTCCTCCTCCAGTGGCAGcagaggaaaaagaaaaagctgAAGATGAGAGTAAGGCTGAGAGTTCAGAACCCAAAGATGATCTTGCGTCCAAGGGAGTGGATGTAGTAGAGGACAACTCCATGAATGAAGTCCCTTTGGTTGTCATCAATGGTGTAAAAGAAGAGGAGGTCAGCGCAACAGAGGAACCTCAAGAAGCCAATGAAGACAGACCAGAGATCCAGGAACCACCTACCATGCTTGAGAGTGAACAGAATTCAGAGGTGGCGAAACCTGATGTTGAAAAGGAGAAAGACTCTGACTCAGGCAGCAGTTCTGCTGCAGATACTAACAGCATTGACATTAATCTGTCAATCTCCAGCTTCCTCTCCAAAGGCAAAGAAGGATCCATTTCTATACAG GACACTAAGCGGCaaaagaaaacactgaaaaagaCCCGCAAGTTCATGGTTGACGGGGTGGAAGTCAGTGTTACCACTTCCAAGATTGTCACCGACAATGACACGAAGAGTGAGGAACTGAGATTTTTGAG GCGTCAGGAGCTACGAGAACTGAGGCTGCTGCAAAAAGAGGAGCAAAGAGCTCAACAGCAGCTCAGCAATAAACTTCAGCAGCAGAAAGAGCAGCTCTTCAGACGCTTCGAGCAGGAAATGGCG ggAAAGAAACGTCAGTATGACCAAGAGGTGGAGAACCTTGAGAAACAGCAGAAACAGACCATAGAGCGTCTGGAGCAGGACCACACCAACCGCCTAAGAGATGAGGCCAAAAGGATCAAAGCAGAGCAGGACAAGGAGCTCTCTAAATTCCAGAACATGCTGAAGAACCGCAAAAAAGAg GTCAAACAAGAGGTCGAAATGTCCCCTAAACACATGAGAAAAGAGCTCATGAAACGCTTAAAGGAAGACCTGGCCGCTGTTCAACATGAAGAG GAGCAAGAGTTTCTTCAGAGGCAGCAGCAGGAGCTGGATGGAGCTCTGAAGAAGATCATCCAGCAGCACAAACTAGAGATTGCCACAATTGAGAGAGACTGTCTCAACCACAAGCAGCAGCTCATGAGAG CCCGGGAGGCCGCTATGTGGGAGCTTGAGGAGCGCCACCTGCAGGAGAAACACCAGTTGCTGAAGCAGCAACTGAAGGATCAATACTTCATGCAGAGACATCAGCTCCTCAAAAGACATGACAAG GAGATGGAGCAGATGCAGGGTTATAACCAGCGGCTGATAGAGGAGATGAAGAACAGGCAGGCACAGGAAAGAGCTCGGCTGCCCAAGATCCAGCGCAGCGAAGCCAAGACCCGTATGGCGATGTTTAAAAAGAGCCTACGGATCACTGGCACGGGAACACCAGAGCAGGACAGAGAGAAGATCAAACAG TTTGCTGTTCAAGAGGACAAGAGACAGAAGAACGAGAGACTTCATCAGCATCAGAAACATGAGAACCAGATGAGAGACCTGCAGCTGCAGTGTGACTCCAACATTAGAGAACTTCAACAGATGCAG aatgagaaaTGCCACCTTCTGATTGAGCATGAGACTCAGAAGCTGAAGGAGCTGGATGAGGAGCACAGTCAGGAGCTGAAAGAATGGAGGGAGAAGCTTCGGCCCAGGAAGAAG GCTCTGGAGGAAGAGTTCACACGTAAACTGCAGGAACAGGAAGTCTTCTTTAAGATGAGTGGAGAGTCTGAATGTCTCAATCCCACCACCCAGAGCAGAGTCTCTAAATTCTACCCCATTCCCAGTGTGCACTCCTCCGGCTCTTAA
- the slka gene encoding STE20-like serine/threonine-protein kinase isoform X2: protein MSFFNFRKIFKLGTEKKKKQYEHVHRDINPEEVWEIVGELGDGAFGKVYKAQNKQTGILAAAKVIDTKTEEELEDYMVEIDILASCDHQYIVKLLDAFYYESKLWILIEFCAGGAVDAVMLELERPLTEPQIRVVCKQTLEALAYLHENKIIHRDLKAGNILFTSDGDVKLADFGVSAKNTKTLQRRDSFIGTPYWMAPEVVMCETSKDRPYDYKADIWSLGVTLIELAQIEPPNHEMNPMRVLLKIAKSEPPTLATPSRWSPEFSDFLRKALDKNVDNRWSALQLLQHPFASNVVDNKPLRELIAEAKAEVFEEFEDGKEEEEEEEPESQPAPHGHKRALSDTSVGSSEDERQYQNTPTLESVTEKAEPERKPSSEEQASDKTSQIVVDTSEPNHAEDEKMNEAIASDASTEESRSAEEAVPKHEESHTPETTKVEISGQPEPPVSNDTIIQEIVTVSEETGEEEKKEVKVEELPEKKKEECEETQQEAKTQTTTDEEEEPTLPSDISEPENKSEEAITEPIEVKEKTEDKIETEEEVNEKELVEDERTEPSHVPTEELKEEQTETSSDVSTEEVKESPPPVAAEEKEKAEDESKAESSEPKDDLASKGVDVVEDNSMNEVPLVVINGVKEEEVSATEEPQEANEDRPEIQEPPTMLESEQNSEVAKPDVEKEKDSDSGSSSAADTNSIDINLSISSFLSKGKEGSISIQDTKRQKKTLKKTRKFMVDGVEVSVTTSKIVTDNDTKSEELRFLRRQELRELRLLQKEEQRAQQQLSNKLQQQKEQLFRRFEQEMAGKKRQYDQEVENLEKQQKQTIERLEQDHTNRLRDEAKRIKAEQDKELSKFQNMLKNRKKEGVAQVMIQSFQLSSCALFNAQMQDEQEFLQRQQQELDGALKKIIQQHKLEIATIERDCLNHKQQLMRAREAAMWELEERHLQEKHQLLKQQLKDQYFMQRHQLLKRHDKEMEQMQGYNQRLIEEMKNRQAQERARLPKIQRSEAKTRMAMFKKSLRITGTGTPEQDREKIKQFAVQEDKRQKNERLHQHQKHENQMRDLQLQCDSNIRELQQMQNEKCHLLIEHETQKLKELDEEHSQELKEWREKLRPRKKALEEEFTRKLQEQEVFFKMSGESECLNPTTQSRVSKFYPIPSVHSSGS from the exons GCTCAAAACAAACAGACCGGGATCCTGGCTGCAGCTAAAGTGATCGATACCAAAACCGAAGAGGAGCTGGAAGACTACATGGTGGAGATCGACATCCTCGCCTCCTGTGACCATCAGTATATAGTCAAACTGCTGGATGCTTTCTATTATGAGAGCAAACTATGG ATTCTCATTGAGTTTTGTGCTGGGGGAGCGGTAGATGCTGTGATGTTGG AGCTGGAGCGGCCATTGACAGAGCCTCAGATCCGGGTTGTGTGTAAACAGACGCTGGAGGCGCTGGCTTACCTCCATGAGAATAAGATTATACACCGGGACCTGAAGGCTGGAAATATTCTCTTTACATCAGATGGAGATGTCAAATTGG CTGACTTTGGAGTGTCTGCAAAGAATACAAAGACCCTTCAGAGAAGAGACTCTTTCATTGGAACACCATACTG GATGGCACCCGAGGTGGTGATGTGTGAGACGTCGAAGGACAGACCGTACGACTACAAAGCAGACATCTGGTCCCTGGGGGTGACACTGATCGAGCTGGCACAGATCGAGCCGCCTAACCACGAGATGAACCCTATGAGAGTCCTTCTAAAAATAGCAAAATCTGAGCCCCCCACACTCGCAACTCCATCACGATG GTCTCCCGAGTTCAGTGATTTTCTGCGGAAAGCACTGGATAAAAATGTAGACAACAGGTGGAGTGCCTTGCAACTCTTACAG CATCCATTTGCTTCAAATGTGGTGGATAACAAACCGTTGCGAGAGCTGATTGCTGAGGCTAAAGCTGAAGTGTTTGAGGAGTTTGAAGATggaaaagaggaagaggaggaagaagagcCAGAGTCCCAACCG gCGCCGCATGGACACAAACGTGCATTATCAGACACCAGTGTTGGCAGCTCAGAGGATGAGAGGCAGTATCAGAACACGCCAACTCTTGAGTCGGTCACGGAGAAGGCTGAACCTGAAAGAAAACCCAGTTCAGAAGAACAAGCTAGTGATAAGACCTCCCAAATAGTGGTAGACACCAGCGAACCCAACCATGCTGAGGATGAGAAGATGAATGAGGCCATTGCGTCAGACGCCAGCACTGAGGAATCACGTTCTGCTGAGGAGGCCGTACCAAAACATGAAGAATCTCACACACCTGAGACCACAAAAGTAGAGATTTCTGGTCAGCCAGAACCTCCAGTATCAAATGACACCATCATCCAAGAGATTGTAACTGTCAGTGAGGAAACTGGGGAGGAAGAAAAGAAGGAAGTGAAGGTGGAAGAACTAccagagaagaaaaaagaagagtGTGAAGAAACACAGCAGGAAGCCAAAACACAGACCACCACAGATGAAGAAGAGGAGCCTACCCTGCCTTCGGATATTTCTGAACCAGAGAACAAATCTGAAGAAGCTATCACTGAACCAATTGAGGTTAAAGAAAAAACTGAAGACAAAATTGAGACAGAAGAAGAGGTGAATGAAAAAGAACTAGTGGAAGATGAGAGAACAGAACCCTCACATGTCCCAACAGAAGAGTTAAAGGAGGAGCAAACTGAAACTTCATCAGATGTTTCTACAGAAGAGGTAAAGGAGAGTCCTCCTCCAGTGGCAGcagaggaaaaagaaaaagctgAAGATGAGAGTAAGGCTGAGAGTTCAGAACCCAAAGATGATCTTGCGTCCAAGGGAGTGGATGTAGTAGAGGACAACTCCATGAATGAAGTCCCTTTGGTTGTCATCAATGGTGTAAAAGAAGAGGAGGTCAGCGCAACAGAGGAACCTCAAGAAGCCAATGAAGACAGACCAGAGATCCAGGAACCACCTACCATGCTTGAGAGTGAACAGAATTCAGAGGTGGCGAAACCTGATGTTGAAAAGGAGAAAGACTCTGACTCAGGCAGCAGTTCTGCTGCAGATACTAACAGCATTGACATTAATCTGTCAATCTCCAGCTTCCTCTCCAAAGGCAAAGAAGGATCCATTTCTATACAG GACACTAAGCGGCaaaagaaaacactgaaaaagaCCCGCAAGTTCATGGTTGACGGGGTGGAAGTCAGTGTTACCACTTCCAAGATTGTCACCGACAATGACACGAAGAGTGAGGAACTGAGATTTTTGAG GCGTCAGGAGCTACGAGAACTGAGGCTGCTGCAAAAAGAGGAGCAAAGAGCTCAACAGCAGCTCAGCAATAAACTTCAGCAGCAGAAAGAGCAGCTCTTCAGACGCTTCGAGCAGGAAATGGCG ggAAAGAAACGTCAGTATGACCAAGAGGTGGAGAACCTTGAGAAACAGCAGAAACAGACCATAGAGCGTCTGGAGCAGGACCACACCAACCGCCTAAGAGATGAGGCCAAAAGGATCAAAGCAGAGCAGGACAAGGAGCTCTCTAAATTCCAGAACATGCTGAAGAACCGCAAAAAAGAg GGTGTGGCCCAGGTTATGATACAGTCTTTTCAGTTGTCCTCATGTGCTCTGTTCAACGCTCAGATGCAGGAT GAGCAAGAGTTTCTTCAGAGGCAGCAGCAGGAGCTGGATGGAGCTCTGAAGAAGATCATCCAGCAGCACAAACTAGAGATTGCCACAATTGAGAGAGACTGTCTCAACCACAAGCAGCAGCTCATGAGAG CCCGGGAGGCCGCTATGTGGGAGCTTGAGGAGCGCCACCTGCAGGAGAAACACCAGTTGCTGAAGCAGCAACTGAAGGATCAATACTTCATGCAGAGACATCAGCTCCTCAAAAGACATGACAAG GAGATGGAGCAGATGCAGGGTTATAACCAGCGGCTGATAGAGGAGATGAAGAACAGGCAGGCACAGGAAAGAGCTCGGCTGCCCAAGATCCAGCGCAGCGAAGCCAAGACCCGTATGGCGATGTTTAAAAAGAGCCTACGGATCACTGGCACGGGAACACCAGAGCAGGACAGAGAGAAGATCAAACAG TTTGCTGTTCAAGAGGACAAGAGACAGAAGAACGAGAGACTTCATCAGCATCAGAAACATGAGAACCAGATGAGAGACCTGCAGCTGCAGTGTGACTCCAACATTAGAGAACTTCAACAGATGCAG aatgagaaaTGCCACCTTCTGATTGAGCATGAGACTCAGAAGCTGAAGGAGCTGGATGAGGAGCACAGTCAGGAGCTGAAAGAATGGAGGGAGAAGCTTCGGCCCAGGAAGAAG GCTCTGGAGGAAGAGTTCACACGTAAACTGCAGGAACAGGAAGTCTTCTTTAAGATGAGTGGAGAGTCTGAATGTCTCAATCCCACCACCCAGAGCAGAGTCTCTAAATTCTACCCCATTCCCAGTGTGCACTCCTCCGGCTCTTAA
- the slka gene encoding STE20-like serine/threonine-protein kinase isoform X3, whose amino-acid sequence MSFFNFRKIFKLGTEKKKKQYEHVHRDINPEEVWEIVGELGDGAFGKVYKAQNKQTGILAAAKVIDTKTEEELEDYMVEIDILASCDHQYIVKLLDAFYYESKLWILIEFCAGGAVDAVMLELERPLTEPQIRVVCKQTLEALAYLHENKIIHRDLKAGNILFTSDGDVKLADFGVSAKNTKTLQRRDSFIGTPYWMAPEVVMCETSKDRPYDYKADIWSLGVTLIELAQIEPPNHEMNPMRVLLKIAKSEPPTLATPSRWSPEFSDFLRKALDKNVDNRWSALQLLQHPFASNVVDNKPLRELIAEAKAEVFEEFEDGKEEEEEEEPESQPAPHGHKRALSDTSVGSSEDERQYQNTPTLESVTEKAEPERKPSSEEQASDKTSQIVVDTSEPNHAEDEKMNEAIASDASTEESRSAEEAVPKHEESHTPETTKVEISGQPEPPVSNDTIIQEIVTVSEETGEEEKKEVKVEELPEKKKEECEETQQEAKTQTTTDEEEEPTLPSDISEPENKSEEAITEPIEVKEKTEDKIETEEEVNEKELVEDERTEPSHVPTEELKEEQTETSSDVSTEEVKESPPPVAAEEKEKAEDESKAESSEPKDDLASKGVDVVEDNSMNEVPLVVINGVKEEEVSATEEPQEANEDRPEIQEPPTMLESEQNSEVAKPDVEKEKDSDSGSSSAADTNSIDINLSISSFLSKGKEGSISIQDTKRQKKTLKKTRKFMVDGVEVSVTTSKIVTDNDTKSEELRFLRRQELRELRLLQKEEQRAQQQLSNKLQQQKEQLFRRFEQEMAGKKRQYDQEVENLEKQQKQTIERLEQDHTNRLRDEAKRIKAEQDKELSKFQNMLKNRKKEEQEFLQRQQQELDGALKKIIQQHKLEIATIERDCLNHKQQLMRAREAAMWELEERHLQEKHQLLKQQLKDQYFMQRHQLLKRHDKEMEQMQGYNQRLIEEMKNRQAQERARLPKIQRSEAKTRMAMFKKSLRITGTGTPEQDREKIKQFAVQEDKRQKNERLHQHQKHENQMRDLQLQCDSNIRELQQMQNEKCHLLIEHETQKLKELDEEHSQELKEWREKLRPRKKALEEEFTRKLQEQEVFFKMSGESECLNPTTQSRVSKFYPIPSVHSSGS is encoded by the exons GCTCAAAACAAACAGACCGGGATCCTGGCTGCAGCTAAAGTGATCGATACCAAAACCGAAGAGGAGCTGGAAGACTACATGGTGGAGATCGACATCCTCGCCTCCTGTGACCATCAGTATATAGTCAAACTGCTGGATGCTTTCTATTATGAGAGCAAACTATGG ATTCTCATTGAGTTTTGTGCTGGGGGAGCGGTAGATGCTGTGATGTTGG AGCTGGAGCGGCCATTGACAGAGCCTCAGATCCGGGTTGTGTGTAAACAGACGCTGGAGGCGCTGGCTTACCTCCATGAGAATAAGATTATACACCGGGACCTGAAGGCTGGAAATATTCTCTTTACATCAGATGGAGATGTCAAATTGG CTGACTTTGGAGTGTCTGCAAAGAATACAAAGACCCTTCAGAGAAGAGACTCTTTCATTGGAACACCATACTG GATGGCACCCGAGGTGGTGATGTGTGAGACGTCGAAGGACAGACCGTACGACTACAAAGCAGACATCTGGTCCCTGGGGGTGACACTGATCGAGCTGGCACAGATCGAGCCGCCTAACCACGAGATGAACCCTATGAGAGTCCTTCTAAAAATAGCAAAATCTGAGCCCCCCACACTCGCAACTCCATCACGATG GTCTCCCGAGTTCAGTGATTTTCTGCGGAAAGCACTGGATAAAAATGTAGACAACAGGTGGAGTGCCTTGCAACTCTTACAG CATCCATTTGCTTCAAATGTGGTGGATAACAAACCGTTGCGAGAGCTGATTGCTGAGGCTAAAGCTGAAGTGTTTGAGGAGTTTGAAGATggaaaagaggaagaggaggaagaagagcCAGAGTCCCAACCG gCGCCGCATGGACACAAACGTGCATTATCAGACACCAGTGTTGGCAGCTCAGAGGATGAGAGGCAGTATCAGAACACGCCAACTCTTGAGTCGGTCACGGAGAAGGCTGAACCTGAAAGAAAACCCAGTTCAGAAGAACAAGCTAGTGATAAGACCTCCCAAATAGTGGTAGACACCAGCGAACCCAACCATGCTGAGGATGAGAAGATGAATGAGGCCATTGCGTCAGACGCCAGCACTGAGGAATCACGTTCTGCTGAGGAGGCCGTACCAAAACATGAAGAATCTCACACACCTGAGACCACAAAAGTAGAGATTTCTGGTCAGCCAGAACCTCCAGTATCAAATGACACCATCATCCAAGAGATTGTAACTGTCAGTGAGGAAACTGGGGAGGAAGAAAAGAAGGAAGTGAAGGTGGAAGAACTAccagagaagaaaaaagaagagtGTGAAGAAACACAGCAGGAAGCCAAAACACAGACCACCACAGATGAAGAAGAGGAGCCTACCCTGCCTTCGGATATTTCTGAACCAGAGAACAAATCTGAAGAAGCTATCACTGAACCAATTGAGGTTAAAGAAAAAACTGAAGACAAAATTGAGACAGAAGAAGAGGTGAATGAAAAAGAACTAGTGGAAGATGAGAGAACAGAACCCTCACATGTCCCAACAGAAGAGTTAAAGGAGGAGCAAACTGAAACTTCATCAGATGTTTCTACAGAAGAGGTAAAGGAGAGTCCTCCTCCAGTGGCAGcagaggaaaaagaaaaagctgAAGATGAGAGTAAGGCTGAGAGTTCAGAACCCAAAGATGATCTTGCGTCCAAGGGAGTGGATGTAGTAGAGGACAACTCCATGAATGAAGTCCCTTTGGTTGTCATCAATGGTGTAAAAGAAGAGGAGGTCAGCGCAACAGAGGAACCTCAAGAAGCCAATGAAGACAGACCAGAGATCCAGGAACCACCTACCATGCTTGAGAGTGAACAGAATTCAGAGGTGGCGAAACCTGATGTTGAAAAGGAGAAAGACTCTGACTCAGGCAGCAGTTCTGCTGCAGATACTAACAGCATTGACATTAATCTGTCAATCTCCAGCTTCCTCTCCAAAGGCAAAGAAGGATCCATTTCTATACAG GACACTAAGCGGCaaaagaaaacactgaaaaagaCCCGCAAGTTCATGGTTGACGGGGTGGAAGTCAGTGTTACCACTTCCAAGATTGTCACCGACAATGACACGAAGAGTGAGGAACTGAGATTTTTGAG GCGTCAGGAGCTACGAGAACTGAGGCTGCTGCAAAAAGAGGAGCAAAGAGCTCAACAGCAGCTCAGCAATAAACTTCAGCAGCAGAAAGAGCAGCTCTTCAGACGCTTCGAGCAGGAAATGGCG ggAAAGAAACGTCAGTATGACCAAGAGGTGGAGAACCTTGAGAAACAGCAGAAACAGACCATAGAGCGTCTGGAGCAGGACCACACCAACCGCCTAAGAGATGAGGCCAAAAGGATCAAAGCAGAGCAGGACAAGGAGCTCTCTAAATTCCAGAACATGCTGAAGAACCGCAAAAAAGAg GAGCAAGAGTTTCTTCAGAGGCAGCAGCAGGAGCTGGATGGAGCTCTGAAGAAGATCATCCAGCAGCACAAACTAGAGATTGCCACAATTGAGAGAGACTGTCTCAACCACAAGCAGCAGCTCATGAGAG CCCGGGAGGCCGCTATGTGGGAGCTTGAGGAGCGCCACCTGCAGGAGAAACACCAGTTGCTGAAGCAGCAACTGAAGGATCAATACTTCATGCAGAGACATCAGCTCCTCAAAAGACATGACAAG GAGATGGAGCAGATGCAGGGTTATAACCAGCGGCTGATAGAGGAGATGAAGAACAGGCAGGCACAGGAAAGAGCTCGGCTGCCCAAGATCCAGCGCAGCGAAGCCAAGACCCGTATGGCGATGTTTAAAAAGAGCCTACGGATCACTGGCACGGGAACACCAGAGCAGGACAGAGAGAAGATCAAACAG TTTGCTGTTCAAGAGGACAAGAGACAGAAGAACGAGAGACTTCATCAGCATCAGAAACATGAGAACCAGATGAGAGACCTGCAGCTGCAGTGTGACTCCAACATTAGAGAACTTCAACAGATGCAG aatgagaaaTGCCACCTTCTGATTGAGCATGAGACTCAGAAGCTGAAGGAGCTGGATGAGGAGCACAGTCAGGAGCTGAAAGAATGGAGGGAGAAGCTTCGGCCCAGGAAGAAG GCTCTGGAGGAAGAGTTCACACGTAAACTGCAGGAACAGGAAGTCTTCTTTAAGATGAGTGGAGAGTCTGAATGTCTCAATCCCACCACCCAGAGCAGAGTCTCTAAATTCTACCCCATTCCCAGTGTGCACTCCTCCGGCTCTTAA